Proteins encoded together in one Ictidomys tridecemlineatus isolate mIctTri1 chromosome 3, mIctTri1.hap1, whole genome shotgun sequence window:
- the Olig2 gene encoding oligodendrocyte transcription factor 2 has translation MDSDASLVSSRPSSPEPDDLFLPARSKGSSGSGFTGGTVSSSTPSDCPPELSAELRGAMGAAGAHPGDKLGGSGFKSSSSSTSSSTSSAATSSTKKDKKQMTEPELQQLRLKINSRERKRMHDLNIAMDGLREVMPYAHGPSVRKLSKIATLLLARNYILMLTNSLEEMKRLVSEIYGGHHAGFHPSACGGLAHSAPLPAATAHPAAAAHAAHHPAVHHPILPPAAAAAAAAAAAAAVSSASLPGSGLSSVGSIRPPHGLLKSPSAATAAPLGGGGGGSGGSGGFQHWGGMPCPCSMCQVPPPHHHVSAMGAGSLPRLTSDAK, from the coding sequence ATGGACTCGGACGCCAGCCTGGTGTCCAGCCGCCCGTCGTCGCCAGAGCCCGATGACCTTTTTCTGCCGGCCCGGAGCAAGGGCAGTAGCGGCAGCGGCTTCACAGGCGGCACAGTGTCCTCGTCCACACCGAGCGACTGCCCTCCAGAGCTGAGCGCCGAGCTGCGCGGAGCCATGGGCGCGGCGGGCGCGCACCCCGGGGACAAGCTGGGCGGCAGTGGCTTCAAGTCATCTTCGTCCAGCACTTCATCGTCCACGTCTTCAGCGGCTACGTCGTCCACCAAGAAGGACAAGAAACAGATGACCGAGCCGGAGCTGCAGCAGCTGCGCCTCAAGATCAACAGCCGCGAGCGCAAGCGCATGCACGACCTCAACATCGCCATGGACGGCCTGCGCGAGGTCATGCCTTATGCGCACGGCCCGTCGGTGCGCAAGCTCTCCAAGATCGCCACGCTGCTCCTGGCGCGCAACTACATCCTCATGCTTACCAACTCTTTGGAGGAGATGAAGCGACTGGTGAGCGAGATCTACGGAGGCCACCACGCCGGTTTCCATCCGTCGGCCTGCGGCGGTCTGGCGCACTCTGCACCGCTGCCCGCGGCCACCGCTCACCCGGCGGCCGCCGCTCACGCAGCGCACCATCCGGCAGTGCATCACCCCATTCTGCCTCCCGCCGCAGCCGCCgcagctgccgccgccgccgccgcggcgGTGTCCAGCGCCTCTCTGCCGGGCTCCGGGCTGTCGTCTGTCGGCTCCATCCGGCCTCCGCATGGCTTGCTCAAGTCTCCGTCAGCGGCCACGGCCGCCCCGCTCGGGGGCGGGGGAGGCGGCAGCGGAGGCAGCGGTGGCTTCCAGCACTGGGGAGGCATGCCCTGCCCCTGCAGCATGTGCCAGGTGCCACCACCACACCACCATGTGTCGGCTATGGGCGCCGGCAGCCTGCCGCGCCTCACCTCCGACGCCAAGTGA